One window from the genome of Anticarsia gemmatalis isolate Benzon Research Colony breed Stoneville strain chromosome 8, ilAntGemm2 primary, whole genome shotgun sequence encodes:
- the RpL38 gene encoding ribosomal protein L38: MPREIKDIKDFLLKARRKDAKSVKIKKNPENVKFKVRCSRFLYTLVITDKEKAEKLKQSLPPGLQVKEVK; the protein is encoded by the exons ATG CCGCGCGAGATCAAGGATATCAAAGACTTCCTGCTGAAGGCGCGCAGGAAAGACGCTAAGT CTGTGAAGATAAAGAAGAACCCTGAGAATGTGAAGTTCAAGGTGCGTTGCTCCCGCTTCCTCTACACACTGGTCATCACTGACAAGGAGAAGGCAGAGAAGCTCAAGCAGAGCTTACCGCCAG GTCTCCAGGTTAAGGAAGTAAAGTAA
- the LOC142974933 gene encoding uncharacterized protein LOC142974933, producing the protein MRGSGGAWCAGRVLNVAAALLLAAGLPVPSAPLAPRPAPAAPPAPCAANALCYCRADHFACNYVPFHRFPDTEPSVWHVSVSSARLGALGEAALDGRRLRTLVLVASRLHHIEAGALTSMVATLASLDLGFNEFTEVPLESLRELKVLNWLNLQNNYISDLDSDMDWGFLTDSLSSLTLSNNHLYSLNEGALSMLRQLAQLDLDGNRLHAVAGGALPPALALLRLSDNLLARLPCAALARLPRLRHLHLRNNVLRAEHNRTCRADHSRVDSLDLSHNELDDTFELELQHRLQLRQLVLDFNEFTAVPTFVVDNARLEKLSIAYNRLSHVSDATLHALRRDLERLELDHNELVAAPRGLLELARLRHLSLAYNRLVEVAVLPPHLHSLSLAGNYLTEFPAGLASLVPATLAYLDLGYNQIAAVVADAFGSWSDALTTLILKGNRIAQITAAVFPATLPVRELVLSFNELYHVEEGAFANLSALQVLELSSTLFSGAFPLRAPLDSLSWLTLDNNNIHYVSSEDVLNLPSLEYLNLDFNKIAEFPSEVSLMNRSCKLKELRLSYNYISKINSEFLAELRELQSVDLSYNRVHNLTENSFTNLFNLVVLNLAGNSVEFIGERAFSRLPKLEVLDLQDNRLVEFSTEYFGNVSNDDTNLSVNVSYNRISSLVGGGPTLLVNILDLSNNLLETLSKAFFESLGPSLRQLLLSNNQLTHIDNSVLSALSHLEVLSVRDNHISAVKRRAFAELSALQILDLSRNRLTQLSVEQFLNMRRLRHLRLDENELRSLPRDCFKNTVLEHLDLSGNQLAIFPSSALAQVGFTLRRLELAGNHLEYLDAAMFNNIAFLHELSLARNALTVLSDNTFAGLTRLRSLDLSHNAIKTNFKELFHNVPRLRRLSLAAAGLKAVPHLPLANLTELDLSGNSIASYRESDVRRLAHLRVLTLARNRFTSLQPAMWAALQRLTALDVSQNPIVRISRGSFEGLHRLLRLRMDNLHHLEAIEPRAFRPLSSLRRVTLESPAGARRGEVTLADIAACTLGLETLEVHVREYALDSQLSGLRVPKLRALEVRGAALRRVAAHAFASLGRQRALTLRLSGTGVSALPAGLLRPLARVPHLALDLSRNRLAALTPAALYPNMTGWNRLATRLLPGGLVVSENPLRCGCGVSWVGSWLRRWCAEVGAWSAGARSAARRSTCVASGGAAPLLALEADEAECHASALSARAPPHAAAARAALLWLVLVHALS; encoded by the exons ATGCGCGGGAGTGGTGGCGCGTGGTGCGCGGGGCGCGTGCTCAACGTGGCGGCGGCGCTGCTGCTGGCGGCCGGCCTGCCCGTGCCCAGCGCGCCGCTcgcgccgcgccccgcgcccgccgcgccgcccgcgccctgCGCCGCCAACGCGCTCTGCTACTGCCGCGCCGACCACTTCGCATGCAACTACGTGCCCTTCCACCGGTTCCCGGACACAG aGCCGAGCGTGTGGCACGTGTCGGTGTCGTCGGCGCGGCTCGGCGCGCTGGGCGAGGCGGCGCTGGACGGGCGGCGGCTGCGGACCCTCGTGCTCGTCGCCTCCAGGCTGCATCACATCGAGGCCGGTGCGCTCAC CTCCATGGTGGCCACGCTGGCGTCGCTCGATCTAGGCTTCAACGAGTTTACTGAAGTACCTTTAGAATCACTTCGCGAGTTAAAAGTATTAAACTGGCTTAATTTACAAAA CAATTATATAAGCGACTTGGATTCGGACATGGATTGGGGCTTCCTGACGGACTCGTTGAGCAGCCTGACGCTGAGTAATAATCACTTGTACTCGTTGAACGAGGGCGCCCTGTCGATGTTACGTCAGCTGGCGCAGCTCGACCTGGACGGCAACAGACTGCACGCggtggcgggcggcgcgctGCCGCCGGCGCTGGCGCTGCTGCGCCTGTCCGACAACCTGCTGGCGCGACTGCCGTGCGCCGCGCTGGCGCGCCTGCCGCGCCTGCGACACCTGCACCTGCGCAACAACGTGCTGCGGGCCGAGCACAACCGCACGTGCCGCGCCGACCACTCGCGCGTCGACTCGCTCGACCTCAGCCACAACGAGCTCGACGACACGTTCGAGCTCGAGCTGCAGCACCGCCTGCAGCTGCGCCAGCTGGTGCTCGACTTCAACGAGTTCACGGCGGTGCCCACGTTCGTGGTGGACAACGCGCGTCTCGAGAAGTTGTCCATCGCTTATAATCGCCTGAGCCACGTGTCTGACGCGACGCTGCACGCGCTGCGCCGCGACCTGGAGCGCCTGGAGCTGGATCACAACGAGTTGGTGGCGGCGCCCCGCGGCCTGCTGGAGCTGGCGCGCCTCCGACATCTCTCGCTCGCGTACAACCGCCTCGTAGAAGTGGCAGTACTCCCGCCGCACCTGCACTCGTTGTCGCTGGCCGGTAACTACCTAACAGAATTCCCTGCGGGCTTGGCGTCCCTGGTGCCCGCAACACTTGCGTATTTAGATCTCGGCTACAACCAGATCGCGGCGGTGGTCGCGGACGCGTTCGGCTCGTGGTCGGACGCGCTGACCACGCTCATCCTGAAGGGGAACCGGATCGCCCAAATCACGGCTGCGGTGTTCCCCGCCACTCTGCCGGTGCGCGAGCTGGTGCTGAGCTTCAACGAGCTGTACCACGTGGAGGAGGGCGCGTTCGCGAACCTCAGCGCGCTGCAGGTGCTGGAGCTGTCGTCCACTCTGTTCAGCGGGGCGTTCCCGCTGCGCGCGCCGCTCGACTCTCTGTCCTGGCTCACGCTGGACAACAACAACATTCATTACGTGTCGTCCGAGGACGTACTCAACCTTCCGTCGCTGGAGTATCTCAACTtagactttaataaaatagCGGAGTTCCCCAGTGAAGTGTCCCTAATGAACCGTTCATGTAAACTTAAAGAGCTGAGACTGTCGTATAATTACATAAGTAAGATAAACAGTGAATTCCTCGCCGAACTGCGAGAGCTGCAGAGCGTGGATCTATCGTACAATCGCGTGCACAATCTCACAGAAAACAGTTTTACGAATTTGTTCAATTTAGTAGTGTTAAATTTGGCGGGGAACTCTGTGGAGTTTATAGGCGAGCGCGCCTTCTCGCGTCTCCCCAAATTAGAGGTGCTCGACCTACAAGACAATCGTCTGGTAGAATTCTCAACGGAGTATTTTGGCAACGTATCGAACGACGACACTAATTTGTCGGTGAACGTCAGCTATAACAGAATATCATCGCTAGTCGGCGGCGGACCGACGCTGCTTGTTAATATTCTAGACCTGTCGAACAATCTGCTGGAGACTTTATCGAAAGCTTTTTTTGAATCCTTAGGCCCGTCCCTGCGACAACTCTTACTGTCAAATAACCAACTGACACACATAGACAATTCGGTGTTGAGTGCACTGTCgcacctcgaggtgctgagtgTGCGCGACAACCACATCAGCGCGGTGAAACGGCGGGCGTTTGCCGAACTGAGCGCGCTGCAGATCCTCGATCTGTCTCGCAACCGACTGACGCAGCTGTCCGTGGAACAGTTCCTCAACATGCGGCGACTGCGGCATCTGCGCCTCGACGAAAATGAGCTGCGCTCGCTGCCACGAGACTGCTTCAAGAACACTGTCCTCGAACACCTCGACCTCAGCGGCAACCAGCTCGCCATCTTCCCGAGCAGCGCGCTGGCGCAGGTGGGCTTCACGCTGCGACGCCTGGAGCTGGCGGGGAACCACCTCGAGTACCTGGACGCGGCCATGTTCAACAACATCGCTTTCCTGCATGAGCTCAGCCTCGCGCGCAATGCGCTCACCGTTCTCTCCGACAACACGTTTGCGGGACTCACGCGGCTGCGGAGTCTCGATCTTTCGCACAACGCTATTAAGACCAATTTCAAGGAGCTGTTCCACAACGTGCCTCGTCTGCGTCGCCTGTCCCTCGCGGCCGCCGGACTCAAGGCGGTGCCACATTTGCCGCTCGCTAATCTCACCGAGTTGGATCTCAGCGGCAACTCGATCGCTTCGTATCGCGAGAGTGACGTGAGGCGCCTCGCTCACCTGCGCGTGCTCACCCTCGCGCGGAACAGGTTCACGTCGCTCCAACCGGCGATGTGGGCGGCCCTACAGCGGCTCACGGCCCTCGATGTGTCGCAAAACCCTATAGTGCGTATCTCCCGCGGATCCTTCGAAGGCCTGCATCGCCTGCTGCGACTGCGCATGGATAACTTGCATCACCTGGAGGCGATCGAGCCTCGAGCTTTCCGTCCTCTGTCGTCTCTCCGCAGGGTGACGCTGGAGTCGCCCGCCGGCGCCAGGCGAGGCGAGGTGACGCTGGCCGACATAGCGGCGTGCACGCTCGGCTTAGAGACGCTCGAGGTGCACGTGCGCGAGTATGCGCTCGACTCGCAGCTGAGCGGCCTGCGCGTGCCCAAGCTGCGCGCGCTGGAGgtgcgcggcgcggcgctgcgGCGCGTGGCGGCGCACGCGTTCGCGTCGCTGGGCCGCCAGCGCGCGCTCACGCTGCGGCTGAGCGGCACCGGCGTGAGCGCGCTGCCGGCGGGGCTGCTGCGGCCGCTGGCGCGAGTGCCGCACCTCGCGCTCGACCTCAGCCGCAACCGCCTCGCAGCGCTGACTCCGGCCGCGCTTTATCCCAACATGACCGGCTGGAACCGACTCGCCACCAGACTTCTCCCAG GCGGGCTGGTGGTGTCGGAAAACCCACTGCGTTGTGGGTGCGGCGTTTCATGGGTGGGTTCCTGGTTGCGGCGCTGGTGTGCGGAGGTGGGCGCGTGGTCGGCGGGTGCGCGCAGCGCCGCGCGACGCAGCACGTGCGTGGCgagcggcggcgcggcgccgctGCTGGCGCTGGAGGCGGACGAGGCGGAGTGCCACGCCAGCGCACTGtcggcgcgcgcgccgccgcacgccgccgccgcgcgcgccgcgctgctGTGGCTGGTGCTGGTGCACGCGCTCAGTTAG